A DNA window from Acomys russatus chromosome 7, mAcoRus1.1, whole genome shotgun sequence contains the following coding sequences:
- the LOC127192368 gene encoding vomeronasal type-1 receptor 4-like, with amino-acid sequence MGSISLIFPLRILSLRSGTERMATSELAVGGIFLSQTVIGLLGNFFVLYHYLFLYLVGYRLRSTDWILMHLTVANILTLLCKGVPQTVAAFGTKDFLNDTGCKLVFSFHRVGRSVGVGSTAFLSVFQAITIGLRNSRCSDLKLKTQKYICYSVYLSWLLYFLISSVNIIHMRAKYSNESTTNLKSFLYCYWDCRDKTRDMLYAALLSTPDIIFLGLMLWASSYMVLILYRHKQKMQQMPRNKVTSKSSPESRATKTILLLVSTFVSFYTLSSLCQFFGTLLYKPSWSLVNVTALASLFFPTFCPFLLMSHDFRVSSFCLPSTRN; translated from the coding sequence ATGGGAAGCATCAGCCTCATCTTCCCACTCAGGATCCTCAGTCTGAGATCAGGAACTGAAAGGATGGCCACCAGTGAGCTAGCTGTAGGAGGGATCTTCTTGTCTCAGACTGTGATTGGCCTTCTGGGGAATTTTTTTGTTCTCTACCACTATCTGTTTCTTTACCTCGTAGGATACAGGTTAAGGTCTACAGACTGGATTCTAATGCACTTGACTGTAGCCAACATCTTAACTCTACTGTGTAAAGGAGTACCACAAACAGTTGCAGCCTTTGGTACAAAAGACTTCCTCAATGATACTGGATGCAaactggttttctcctttcacagaGTTGGCAGGAGTGTGGGTGTTGGCAGCACTGCCTTCCTCAGTGTCTTCCAGGCTATCACCATTGGGCTCAGGAACTCCAGATGTTCAGAccttaaattaaaaacacaaaagtacATTTGTTATTCTGTGTACCTGAGCTGGCTCCTTTACTTTCTTATAAGCAGTGTAAATATTATTCACATGAGGGCAAAATACAGCAATGAAAGCACCACAAACCTAAAATCTTTTCTATACTGCTATTGGGACTGTCGtgataaaaccagagacatgtTGTATGCAGCATTGCTGTCAACTCCAGACATTATTTTTCTAGGACTCATGTTGTGGGCCAGCAGCTATATGGTTCTTATCCTGTATAGGCACAAACAGAAGATGCAGCAAATGCCCAGGAACAAGGTGACCTCAAAATCTTCCCCTGAGTCCAGAGCCACCAAAACCATCCTTCTTCTGGTTAgtacctttgtttctttttacactCTCTCATCCCTCTGTCAATTCTTTGGTACTTTATTGTACAAACCCAGCTGGTCTTTGGTGAATGTGACTGCATTGGCCTCTCTGTTCTTCCCTACTTTTTGTCCCTTTCTGCTTATGAGTCATGACTTTCGAGTGTCCAGCTTTTGCTTACCTTCAACAAGGAATTGA